The Terriglobus roseus sequence TCGAGCGGCTGTTGGAGCATGAACGCTTCAAGGCCGCCGCGCAGATGCTGATGCAGAAGCAGCAGATCGAAGACGCGACATGGACCACGCCGGGGATTCGCGAGTTCAAGGAACAGGTGAGTGCCGAGCGGGAGATCGATGCGGACACCACGGACCTTGTGCGTGTCTTCGGCGAGATCATCGAGCGGCTGCGCAAGCGCCCTGTGCTGAACGTGAACGAAGAGACCGTCACGGTAGCCCAGATGATCGAGTACACGAAACGTCGCCTGATGCTCGAAGACAAGCCGACGAGCCTTCGGAAGCTGCTGCAAAATACGCACTCGCAACAAGCGCTGATCTGCATGTTCCTGGCAATGCTGGAGCTGGTACGGCTGCAGGCGATCCTGCTGCGCCAGTCGGACAAGTTCGGGGACATCCTGATTAAGAAGACCGACGAGTTCGACGAAGTGCTGGCGCACCAGGAACGCATGCGGGACGACTGGCGCTAACGCGCGGACGGAAGGTCCGCGACTTCCCAGCCGGGCCAAGGCCCCGTGGTGTCGGGACGAGTGAAGTACTGCGGACAGAAGGTCCGCGACTTCTCAGCCCAGGGCAAGGCCTGGGTGTCGGGACGAGGCAAGCACTGCGGACTGAAGGTCCGCGACTTCCCAGCCCAGGGCAAGGCCCTGGGTGTCGGGACGAGGAAAGCACTGCGGACTGAAGGTCCGCGACAAACTCTCTCGCTGCCTGCGATATCGGTAGCTGCCAATCTTTGTCGCGGGCTTACAGCCCGCAGCACGAAATGCAACCGTTGACCCAGGGCTTTGCCTGGGCTGGGGAGTCGCGTGCTTACAGCCCGCCTTCTTGGGATCAGCCATCGAACAGCTAAACAGGACAGGCCCCAGACAACTCATCAGCCACCCGGGCCGGCATTAAGCCATGTGTCCGCTCTAACGCGTGATGTCGACATACTCGTCCGCTCGCAACGACCGCTTTGACTTCGGTCTGCCGGGAATGCGCAGACTTACTGTCGTCGATGGCGTCCGGTTGCTGATGCCGACGAGTGCCTTGGGCGTGCCGTCTTTCGTCGTAATCAACCGGGCACCTTCACTCTCAAGGG is a genomic window containing:
- a CDS encoding segregation and condensation protein A, with protein sequence MSETVELEERGSEQAEPQAPAGESLVLQSPPTPEPAKQPKKREPSPPKEEASQSPFMLTVGAVYDGPLDLLLDLIRRQSIDIYDIPIARLTEQFLAYTETLKQTDVDSAGDFIYTAALLIHIKSKMLLPREASGIAAGEIEDPRRELVERLLEHERFKAAAQMLMQKQQIEDATWTTPGIREFKEQVSAEREIDADTTDLVRVFGEIIERLRKRPVLNVNEETVTVAQMIEYTKRRLMLEDKPTSLRKLLQNTHSQQALICMFLAMLELVRLQAILLRQSDKFGDILIKKTDEFDEVLAHQERMRDDWR